A genomic region of Phragmites australis chromosome 2, lpPhrAust1.1, whole genome shotgun sequence contains the following coding sequences:
- the LOC133908887 gene encoding probable 1-acyl-sn-glycerol-3-phosphate acyltransferase 5, with protein sequence MNGSSGFQGHHVSREKEVHHVSRPILNNGPKHRPLTPMRRCRGVACVAIILSTAFLLIVYLAPITTFIVRLFSVHYSRKATSFLFGIWLSLWPFLFEKINKTKVVFSGENVPPKRRVLLFANHRTEVDWMYLWDLALRKGHLGYIKYILKSSLMKLPIFSWAFHIFEFIPVERKWEIDEAVIQNKLSKFKNCRDPIWLAVFPEGTDYTENKCIKSQEYASEHGLPKLENVLLPKTKGFFCCLQQLRSSLDAVYDVTIAYKHRLPDFLDNLYGVDPSEVHIHIRTVQLCDIPTSEDEVTEWMIERFRQKDQLLSDFFVKGHFPDEGTEGDLSTPKCLANFFAIIGLTGICVYLTLFSSVWFKVYVVASCAYLSFVTYYSIQPPQLIGSSEGDIRAKKAL encoded by the exons ATGAATGGTTCAAGTGGTTTCCAAGGGCATCATGTTAGTAGAGAGAAGGAGGTGCATCATGTTAGCCGACCCATTCTGAACAATGGACCAAAGCATCGTCCATTGACCCCTATGAGACGATGCCGTGGTGTAGCATGTGTAGCGATAATACTGTCAACAGCATTCCTATTGATTGTTTACTTAGCCCCTATAACTACTTTCATTGTGCGTCtgttcagtgtgcattacagCCGAAAGGCGACTTCCTTTCTGTTTGGAATTTGGTTATCTTTATGGCCATTCTTGTTTGAGAAGATCAACAAAACCAAGGTGGTTTTCTCTGGTGAAAATGTGCCTCCAAAAAGGCGTGTGTTGTTATTTGCCAACCACAGGACCGAGGTTGACTGGATGTACTTGTGGGATCTTGCATTGAGGAAAGGGCATCTAGGATATATCAAGTACATCCTTAAGAGCAGCTTGATGAAATTGCCAATTTTTAGCTGGGCATTTCACATTTTTGAGTTTATCCCAGTAGAACGGAAATGGGAGATTGATGAAGCAGTTATCCAAAACAAACTATCAAAATTTAAGAACTGCAGAGATCCTATCTGGTTGGCGGTTTTTCCTGAAGGCACAGATTATAC TGAGAATAAATGCATCAAGAGTCAAGAGTATGCTTCAGAGCATGGTTTGCCGAAACTAGAAAATGTACTTCTTCCAAAGACCAAGGGGTTCTTTTGTTGTTTGCAACAGTTGAGGAGTTCCTTAGATGCAG TTTATGATGTCACAATCGCATACAAGCATCGACTGCCGGATTTTCTGGACAACTTGTATGGTGTGGATCCTTCTGAAGTCCACATCCACATCAGAACTGTTCAGCTCTGTGACATCCCCACATCAGAAGATGAAGTAACCGAATGGATGATAGAGAGGTTCAGGCAGAAGGACCAACTCCTGTCAGATTTTTTCGTGAAGGGCCACTTTCCCGACGAAGGAACTGAAGGAGATTTATCCACACCCAAGTGCCTGGCAAATTTTTTCGCAATAATTGGCTTGACAGGCATCTGCGTGTACCTGACACTTTTTTCATCTGTGTGGTTCAAGGTCTACGTCGTAGCAAGCTGCGCTTACCTCTCGTTTGTTACCTATTACTCCATACAACCACCCCAACTGATAGGTTCATCCGAGGGTGATATCCGTGCCAAAAAGGCTTTGTAG
- the LOC133910114 gene encoding external alternative NAD(P)H-ubiquinone oxidoreductase B3, mitochondrial-like produces MASNGMSLVRRAAEAVRRTPRWKKRLVVLTVGVGALTYACQDNRLLQICDGTGNKKKVVILGTGWAGASFLRNIDTSLYDVHVVSPRNYFTFTPLLPSVTCGTVEARSIVEPIRNIVRKRNAAFRFWEAECFKIDPTNKKIHCRSDVGTNIDGNGEFVVDYDYLVVSVGARPNTFNTPGVTENCHFLKEVEDAQKIRKSVMKCFERASLPNLTEEERKKNLHFVIIGGGPTGVEFAAELHDFVNEDLAKLYPDVKKYANISVIEAGGHILTMFDKRITQFAEEKFKREGIDLKTNFKVVKVSDKDITMTNPATGEIDVPYGMAVWSTGIGTRPIIMDFMKQVGQANRRVLATDEWLRVQGCEDVYALGDCATIAQRKVMEDVAAIFRVADKDNSGTLTVKKIKNILGDIYERYPQVELYLKSNQMKDFHDLLKDSDGNSKESKELDIEEFKKALARVDSQVKMLPATAQVAAQEGDYLADCFNRMRTCEQYPEGPLRIRGAGRHRFKPFRYRHFGQFAPLGGEQTAAQLPGDWVHVGHSTQWLWYSVYASKQFSWRTRMLVVSDWGKRFIFGRDSSSL; encoded by the exons ATGGCGAGCAACGGCATGTCGCTggtgcgccgcgccgccgaggCGGTGCGCCGCACGCCGCGCTGGAAGAAGAGGCTCGTCGTCCTCACCGTCGG AGTTGGAGCTTTAACTTATGCTTGTCAGGATAATCGGCTTCTTCAAATTTGTGATGGGACTGGAAACAAGAAGAAGGTGGTTATCCTTGGAACCGGTTGGGCAGGCGCAAGTTTTTTGAGAAATATTGACACCTCTTTATATGATGTTCATGTGGTATCACCTCGCAACTACTTCACATTCACTCCTTTGTTGCCAAGCGTGACATGTGGCACAGTTGAAGCGCGTAGTATTGTGGAGCCTATTCGCAATATCGTGCGAAAG AGAAATGCTGCATTCCGGTTTTGGGAAGCTGAGTGCTTCAAGATTGATCCAACGAACAAAAAAATCCACTGCAGATCAGATGTTGGGACGAACATCGATGGAAATGGTGAATTTGTTGTGGATTATGATTACCTGGTTGTCAGTGTTGGAGCTAGACCTAATACTTTCAACACCCCCGGTGTTACTGAAAATTGCCATTTCCTAAAG GAAGTAGAAGATGCTCAAAAGATCAGGAAGAGTGTCATGAAATGTTTTGAAAGAGCCTCCCTTCCAAACCTTACTGAGGAAGAGCGGAAGAAGAATCTCCATTTCGTTATTATTGGTGGTGGCCCAACAGGGGTGGAATTTGCTGCAGAGTTGCATGACTTTGTGAATGAGGATTTGGCAAAGTTATATCCTGATGTAAAGAAGTATGCGAACATTTCAGTAATTGAAGCAGGAGGGCATATCCTCACAAT GTTTGACAAAAGAATCACCCAATTTGCTGAAGAGAAGTTCAAGAGGGAAGGTATAGATTTGAAGACAAATTTTAAGGTTGTAAAGGTGTCTGATAAGGATATTACCATGACCAATCCTGCAACTGGAGAGATCGATGTTCCTTATGGTATGGCTGTTTGGTCCACTGGAATTGGAACCCGTCCCATTATCATGGATTTCATGAAGCAAGTTGGTCAG GCGAATCGACGTGTGCTAGCAACTGATGAGTGGCTTAGGGTTCAAGGGTGTGAGGACGTTTATGCTCTTGGTGATTGCGCAACGATAGCTCAAAGGAAAGTTATG GAAGATGTTGCTGCAATATTTCGAGTAGCAGACAAGGATAACTCCGGCACTTTAActgtgaagaaaataaaaaatattcttgGAGACATCTACGAGAGGTACCCTCAGGTGGAGTTGTATCTTAAATCCAACCAAATGAAGGACTTCCATGATCTACTCAAAGATTCAGATGGGAACTCCAAGGAGTCAAAAGAACTTGACATAGAGGAATTCAAAAAGGCCCTTGCTCGAGTGGACTCGCAAGTCAAGATGCTCCCAGCAACAGCTCAG GTTGCTGCACAAGAGGGAGATTATCTAGCGGACTGCTTCAACAGAATGAGGACTTGTGAACAATACCCTGAGGGTCCTCTAAGGATCAGAGGTGCAGGGCGTCATCGGTTCAAACCTTTCAG GTACAGGCATTTTGGCCAATTCGCTCCACTGGGTGGAGAGCAAACAGCTGCGCAATTGCCAGGCGATTGGGTTCATGTTGGCCACAGCACTCAATGGCTGTGGTATTCTGTCTATGCAAG CAAACAATTCAGCTGGCGCACAAGGATGCTAGTCGTATCTGATTGGGGGAAGCGGTTCATCTTTGGAAGGGACTCCAGCAGCCTATAA